A genome region from Penaeus chinensis breed Huanghai No. 1 chromosome 22, ASM1920278v2, whole genome shotgun sequence includes the following:
- the LOC125036920 gene encoding uncharacterized histidine-rich protein DDB_G0274557-like yields MTTKIVILALAALAVLCIVDDAQAAVTHRHALHPTHRHNHSPYYHHYPYRHYPYRHYYAHPHPHALHPHPYALHPHHHAHATSYVHVNHGAPVKEAAEEEVEAQES; encoded by the exons ATGACCACGAAGATTGTG ATCCTGGCTCTGGCCGCCCTCGCCGTCCTCTGCATCGTGGACGACGCCCAAGCCGCCGTCACACACCGCCACGCCCTTCATCCCACCCACCGCCACAACCACTCCCCATACTACCATCACTACCCTTACCGCCACTACCCATACCGCCATTACTACGCCCACCCTCATCCCCacgcccttcacccccacccctacgccctccaccctcaccaccacgccCACGCCACCAGCTACGTCCACGTCAACCACGGGGCGCCGGTCAAGGAGGCagccgaggaggaggtggaggcgcagGAGTCTTAG